The following DNA comes from Deltaproteobacteria bacterium.
CGCGCGCATCTCGCGCAGCTTCGCCCGGATCCACTCGCGCCGCTTTTCCAGCTCCTTGCGGTCGAGGGCGCGCTGGATGACGTCGTGGTCCACCAAGAACTCGACCAGTTCGCGCGCCTGCTCGTAGCTGAAGTCGCGGTGCATGAACGCGTAATAGACGAACAGGCCGTCGATGCCCGGCAGCTTGCCGATCATCTCGCCCGCCACCTGCCGGCCGTGTTCGTCGACCACCCCGAGCGCGCGCAGGTTGGCGGTGACCTGTGCCAGCCGCTTGTGCGCCTCGCGCCGGTCGCGCTCGGGCAATAGCAGGTGATCGACGACGGTGCGAATGTTGAGGTGCTCGTACGCCGGCCTCGCCTCCGCTTCGGCCAGGTCCACGGCCTCACCCGGGAGCTGCTCGCGTTCGAGGTCCGGCAACCCGATCGCGAGCACCGTCTCGGCGGTAATGCGCGTCCGACTCACCAGCGCGGCCGGCTCCCCCTCGACGAGCGCGCGGTGCGCCGCCTCGGACCAGGTCACGTCCTTGCGCCGCTGCGCGTCCGCGCGCGCCTTCGCGTACACCGCCTGGCGGATCTGCGCCTCGTCCACCCGGTAGCCGCGCTTTTTCGCGGTCTTGATCTCCTTGCGGATCTCCTGCACCACCGCATCGGGCGCCAGCGCGATCGCGATCCCCTTGTCGTCGAACTGCGGCCGGCCCGCCCGCCCCGCCATCTGGTGGTATTCGGCCGGCGACAGCAGCCGCGCCTTGCCGCCGACGAACTTGCGCAGCTCCGGAAACACGACCGCCTTCGCCGGCAGGTTGATCCCGGCCGAAATCGTCTCGGTGCTCACGACGAACTTCACGAGCCGCTCGAGGGCGAGCGTCTCGACCAGCTGCTTGTAGCGCGGCAACACGCCCGCGTGGTGGACGCCGATGCCGTGCAAAAGCAGCGGCCGCAACTCGGCCGCCGCACCGCGATCCCACAGCACCTCGTCGGCGAGCTGCGCGATGCGCTCGCGCTCGTCGTCGCTGGTGAAGCGGCTGCAGCTCTTGAGCAGCCGGGCGTTGTCGAAGCAGCGCTCGCGGCCGAACGTAAACACGATCGCCGGCGTGTCGCCCGCCGCCGCCAGCTCGCGCACGACCTCGATCAGGTACTGCTCGCGATAGCGGTGTTCGAGCGGGACCATGCGCTCGCGCGATTCGACGAGGTGCATCGGCGCGCGACGGGTCAGTTCGACCCAGTGGCAGAATGCGTCGGCGCGGCCGATCGTCGCCGACAAGATGACGAGCTGCACCGACGGATGCAGTCCGATGATCGTCTGCTCCCACACGTAGCCGCGCTCCGGATCGTTGAAGTAGTGGCCCTCGTCGAGCACCACCACGTCGGCCGGTGGCTGGCCGCGCGAGCTGAAGATCCGGTTCCACAAGATCTCGGCGACCTCGACCTGGATCGGTGCGTCGCGGTTTTCCTGGAAGTCGCCCGTCGCGAACCCCACGTTGTCGGCGCCGAACGCCTCCTTCAGCTCCCGGTACTTTTCCTCGGTGAGCGCACGCAGCGGCGTCGTGTAGACGGCGGTCTGCCCGAGCGCCAGCGCCTTGAACAGCGCCGCCTGCGCGATCAGCGTCTTGCCCGTTCCGGTCGGAACCGTCACGAGCACGCCGTCGCCGGCGAACACGTGTTCGAACGCGCGCTCCTGGACCGGGTACGGCTCGATGCCGCGCTCGATCAGAAAGCGCTCGTAGAACGCCAGCTCGATGTCGGCCGCCGAGGCCATCGACTGGTTGTACCACCCCGCGCCACGGCGCTGCGCTCGTGTTACGCTGCGGCGTTGATGGGCCGGGGGGAGGCGATCGGCGCGCACATCGGCATCGACCTGGGGACGACTCATTCGTGCGTCGCGGTCGTGCGCGACGGCCGCGCGGTCGTCGTCGCAGGTCCGCACGGCGATCGCACGACGCCGTCGATCCTCGCGCGCACCGACGACGGCGCGTGGATCGTCGGTCACGCCGCCCGCCGCCAGGCGGTCACGAACCCGCAGCACACGTTGTTCGGACTCAAGCGGCTCATCGGCCGTCGCTTCGACGATCCGGAAGTCGTGCAGCTCGCGCGCACCGCGCCCTATCGAATCGTGCGCGGCGATCTCGGCGAAGCATGGGTGCGCGTCGGCGGTGTGGCCCTGTCGCCGCAGGAGATCACCGCGAACCTCGTGCGCCACCTGTGCGATACGGCCTCCGCGGCGCTCGGCGCGCCGATCGCGTCCGCCGTCATCACGGTACCGGCGTACTTCGACGACGCCCAGCGCAAGGCGACGCGCGACGCGGCCGAGCGCGCCGGCGTGCCCGTCGCGGCGCTGCTGAACGAACCGACCGCCGCCGCGCTCGCCTACGCCGTGAGCCGCGGCGCCGGCCGCGCCACAATCGCGGTGTTCGACTTCGGCGGCGGCACGTTCGACATCACGATCCTGCGCGCGGACGGCGACGTCTACGAGGTCGCCGCCACCTGCGGCGACACGTTCTGCGGTGGCGACGACATCGACCGCGCCGTCGTGGACGAGTGGGTGCGCCGGATCGCGGCCGACCACGGCATCGATCCGTCGGCGGACCCGATGGCGCTGCAGCGACTGCGCGAGGCGGCCGAGTCGGCCAAGCGCGACTTGAGCGCCGCGGATGCGGTCGACGTCGCCGTGCCGTTCATCGGCGAAACGGCGGCGGGGCCGGTACACTTCGAGACGCGGCTCGCGCGCGCGGACCTCGAAGCGCTCGCCGCGCCGGTGCTCGACCGCCTCGAAGCGCCATGCCGCCGGGCCGTGGCCGATGCCGGCGTGGCGCCCGGA
Coding sequences within:
- a CDS encoding DEAD/DEAH box helicase codes for the protein MSRPQVDADVRADRLPPAHQRRSVTRAQRRGAGWYNQSMASAADIELAFYERFLIERGIEPYPVQERAFEHVFAGDGVLVTVPTGTGKTLIAQAALFKALALGQTAVYTTPLRALTEEKYRELKEAFGADNVGFATGDFQENRDAPIQVEVAEILWNRIFSSRGQPPADVVVLDEGHYFNDPERGYVWEQTIIGLHPSVQLVILSATIGRADAFCHWVELTRRAPMHLVESRERMVPLEHRYREQYLIEVVRELAAAGDTPAIVFTFGRERCFDNARLLKSCSRFTSDDERERIAQLADEVLWDRGAAAELRPLLLHGIGVHHAGVLPRYKQLVETLALERLVKFVVSTETISAGINLPAKAVVFPELRKFVGGKARLLSPAEYHQMAGRAGRPQFDDKGIAIALAPDAVVQEIRKEIKTAKKRGYRVDEAQIRQAVYAKARADAQRRKDVTWSEAAHRALVEGEPAALVSRTRITAETVLAIGLPDLEREQLPGEAVDLAEAEARPAYEHLNIRTVVDHLLLPERDRREAHKRLAQVTANLRALGVVDEHGRQVAGEMIGKLPGIDGLFVYYAFMHRDFSYEQARELVEFLVDHDVIQRALDRKELEKRREWIRAKLREMRAEQPQATWEDAEAEYEREHPRELSETEQLHHAFLAELPHPELHGGKVQKTVWAQLEDDELSFFDFVERHRLEHEEGSLFSYLIRVLRVAHAIAEATGVGAFESIEQRVRDVLAAVDARLVRSL